The following are encoded together in the Pelagicoccus enzymogenes genome:
- a CDS encoding type IV pilus modification PilV family protein — MHPIRKRKLVTHPRSFRRRDGFTLVELMVSLVILSFMAVGVLSSMLQSRRMTEGSIYQGTATTVAQGYIEQMKNMDYRLLDEAVIPDFMSQGTLDSLAVSPLPEDPETGDADTDLLNSRPLDINNTPDDPDDDLVIDYVVYIQDITDFANGIGNSRRIILRWSYTASTPRGPVPFTNTLYAIRSRVPTF; from the coding sequence ATGCACCCGATTCGCAAACGTAAACTCGTAACCCATCCTCGCTCCTTTCGCAGGCGAGACGGTTTCACCTTGGTCGAGCTAATGGTCTCGCTGGTCATCCTTAGCTTCATGGCAGTAGGCGTTCTAAGCAGCATGCTGCAGTCACGCCGCATGACCGAGGGCTCTATCTACCAAGGCACAGCCACTACAGTAGCCCAAGGGTACATCGAACAAATGAAAAACATGGACTATCGCTTGCTGGACGAAGCGGTCATTCCCGATTTCATGAGTCAGGGCACCCTCGATTCCCTCGCTGTTTCCCCCTTGCCCGAGGATCCCGAGACCGGAGATGCGGACACCGACCTGCTCAATTCCCGCCCCCTCGACATCAACAACACTCCCGACGATCCCGACGATGATCTAGTGATCGACTACGTCGTTTACATCCAGGACATCACCGACTTTGCAAACGGGATCGGCAACTCCCGCCGCATTATCCTGCGCTGGAGCTATACCGCTTCCACTCCCCGAGGCCCCGTCCCCTTTACCAATACCCTCTACGCCATCCGGTCGCGAGTTCCGACCTTCTAG
- the gatC gene encoding Asp-tRNA(Asn)/Glu-tRNA(Gln) amidotransferase subunit GatC: MSEKTHIDIEYTAKLARINLTDAEKEKLSGQLDSIIGYVEKLEELDTDGVEPTAHPHPVYNVWQEDEVKGELSTEEALKNAPAQRDNMIVVPKVVD; encoded by the coding sequence ATGTCTGAGAAAACGCACATAGATATCGAGTACACTGCGAAACTCGCCCGTATCAATCTTACGGATGCGGAGAAGGAAAAGCTTTCGGGGCAACTGGATTCGATAATTGGATACGTCGAAAAGCTTGAGGAACTCGACACGGACGGTGTGGAGCCCACAGCTCATCCGCACCCTGTCTACAACGTTTGGCAAGAAGACGAGGTAAAGGGAGAACTCTCCACGGAGGAGGCTCTCAAAAATGCCCCAGCCCAGCGCGACAACATGATTGTCGTCCCGAAGGTTGTGGATTGA
- the gatA gene encoding Asp-tRNA(Asn)/Glu-tRNA(Gln) amidotransferase subunit GatA, which translates to MSEELYYKSASELSELLDKKELSAVDLMKATIARTKQVEEKVGAFNSYDEVDALAQADASDARRAAGNSLGPLDGIPVGIKDNLAVNGQPLTCSSKMLEKFVSPYDATCIEKLKSQGAVLWGRLNLDEYAMGSSTENSAFKTTSNPWNLDCIPGGSSGGSAAAAAAGQAVMTLGSDTGGSIRQPASHCGVVGLKPTYGRVSRYGLAAFASSLDQVGPLTRSVKDAALLLQAISGHDERDSTSYRTETQNFVAALEKLRGRKWTLGLPKEYFASAADTPAMKPVLEAIEFYKSLGCEVKEVSLPHTDYAVATYYIIATAEASSNLARYDGIRYTHRAEKFDAKDSVDIYCQSRAEGFGEEVKRRIILGTYVLSSGYYDAYYLKAQKVRTLIRQDFEKAFENVDALLTPTSPTPAFKKGEKSSDPLSMYLSDIYTISANLAGIPGMSLPCGYSDGLPVGLQILGKPFKEDELLAIANEFEAAHPFKDQHPSL; encoded by the coding sequence GTGTCAGAAGAATTGTACTACAAGTCGGCTAGCGAGCTTTCGGAATTGCTAGACAAGAAGGAACTCTCAGCGGTTGATCTGATGAAGGCCACCATCGCTCGCACCAAGCAGGTAGAGGAAAAGGTGGGGGCGTTCAATTCCTATGACGAGGTCGATGCCTTGGCGCAGGCCGATGCTTCGGATGCTCGACGGGCTGCTGGGAATTCGCTTGGACCCTTGGACGGAATCCCGGTCGGTATCAAGGACAACCTCGCTGTCAACGGTCAGCCGTTGACCTGCTCCAGCAAGATGCTGGAGAAGTTCGTTTCGCCTTACGATGCGACTTGTATCGAAAAATTGAAGTCGCAGGGCGCTGTGCTTTGGGGACGTCTCAATCTCGACGAGTACGCGATGGGCTCTTCCACGGAGAATTCTGCGTTCAAGACGACATCCAATCCATGGAATCTCGATTGTATACCCGGTGGCAGTTCAGGGGGATCCGCGGCAGCTGCGGCAGCCGGGCAGGCGGTGATGACCTTGGGCAGCGACACGGGTGGGTCTATTCGTCAGCCGGCTTCGCATTGCGGAGTGGTAGGGTTGAAGCCAACCTACGGACGTGTTTCCCGCTACGGTTTGGCGGCGTTTGCCTCTTCGCTTGACCAGGTCGGTCCGCTCACGCGCAGCGTTAAGGACGCGGCTTTGCTCTTGCAGGCAATTTCAGGGCACGACGAACGAGATTCGACCTCTTACAGAACGGAGACCCAGAATTTCGTCGCAGCTTTGGAAAAGCTGCGCGGTCGCAAGTGGACGCTTGGTTTGCCGAAGGAATACTTCGCGAGCGCGGCGGATACGCCAGCGATGAAGCCTGTGCTCGAAGCCATCGAGTTCTACAAGAGCTTGGGGTGCGAGGTGAAGGAAGTGTCCTTGCCGCACACAGATTACGCGGTGGCGACTTACTATATTATCGCGACGGCGGAAGCCTCTTCGAACCTCGCTCGCTACGATGGCATCCGCTACACGCATCGGGCTGAAAAATTCGATGCCAAGGATTCGGTCGATATCTATTGCCAGTCGCGGGCCGAAGGTTTTGGGGAAGAGGTGAAGCGTCGAATCATTCTCGGGACTTACGTTCTGAGCAGCGGTTACTACGATGCGTACTACTTGAAGGCCCAGAAGGTTCGTACCTTGATTCGCCAAGACTTCGAAAAGGCTTTCGAGAATGTGGACGCTTTGCTTACTCCGACCTCCCCGACGCCAGCTTTCAAGAAAGGCGAAAAGTCAAGTGATCCGCTTTCCATGTACCTGAGCGATATCTACACGATTTCCGCGAACTTGGCGGGCATTCCAGGTATGTCGTTACCGTGTGGATACAGCGATGGCTTGCCGGTCGGCTTGCAGATTCTAGGCAAGCCCTTCAAGGAGGACGAGCTGCTAGCAATCGCAAACGAGTTCGAAGCCGCTCACCCCTTCAAGGATCAACACCCGAGCCTCTAG
- a CDS encoding type II secretion system protein: MRQSTANSNVRRRGGFTLAELLISLGVFSIVMAIAMTFLVNGANFAAYNEGKLLINRDIRKFTSELSDHATYSNYFKIFKSFEDRTVVDEGGSGDFLVLAFVDPAAPSKFTQLIGYYRSATPTTEGPVQKFSLSFDPPSDEYLEDLLPDIDTAGSHPEVIELSKGLSDQRLFYNFFNRSITVQGEIIHEGSLKKQATNTYNFTVSPRG, encoded by the coding sequence ATGCGCCAGTCGACCGCGAACTCCAACGTACGCCGGCGAGGCGGTTTCACGCTCGCCGAACTCCTCATCTCGCTCGGCGTGTTCTCCATCGTGATGGCCATCGCCATGACCTTTCTGGTCAATGGCGCCAATTTCGCCGCCTACAACGAGGGCAAGCTGCTCATCAATCGCGACATCCGAAAATTCACCAGCGAGCTCTCGGACCACGCGACCTACTCCAACTACTTCAAAATCTTCAAGAGCTTCGAAGATCGCACGGTTGTGGACGAAGGCGGTAGCGGCGACTTTCTCGTGCTCGCATTCGTCGATCCGGCCGCGCCCTCGAAATTCACCCAACTCATCGGCTACTATCGCTCCGCAACTCCCACGACCGAGGGACCGGTGCAGAAGTTCAGCCTCAGCTTCGATCCCCCCAGCGACGAGTATCTCGAAGACCTGCTGCCTGACATCGATACTGCCGGCAGCCACCCGGAAGTGATCGAGCTCTCCAAAGGCCTGAGCGACCAGCGCCTGTTCTACAATTTCTTCAATCGCAGCATTACCGTGCAGGGCGAGATCATCCACGAAGGCAGCCTCAAGAAGCAAGCCACCAACACCTACAACTTCACCGTTTCACCAAGAGGATAA
- the metG gene encoding methionine--tRNA ligase, giving the protein MKSFYITTAIDYANGSPHLGHAYEKVLTDVVARFRRLMGDDVYFLTGIDEHGQKVQQSAAKRGIEPIELCDEAAEQFKELCSSLNISNDDFIRTTETRHKDVVRKILQDLFDRDEIYKAEYKGFYSARAEQFLQEKDMVDGKWPEIFGEVTEITESNYFFKLSKYQDWLIEHINSHEDFIFPRFRAKQVLEFLKEPINDLCISRPKERLEWGIPLPFDEEYVTYVWFDALVNYISAIGYGTPDFDKYWPVNYHVIGKDILLPPHSVYWPIMLKAIGVEVPSSLLVHGWWSINGDKMSKSTGNFIEPSEFVKEYSVDALRYFLIREMSVGQDSDFSDELFTNRYNSDLANDLGNLLNRVLTMTPRYCGDTFPARTIDEEPEKELEAAWSNTESKVVELYEEFQFHKGLELAFSFIRSINRYAEQRSPWKLAKSEDQKDKETCATALSLMAESLRRAVGLLEPVMPETTARVYELLGYKSDASWLERIKPSDALTGAKVGEKVILFPKPQQEKK; this is encoded by the coding sequence ATGAAGTCCTTTTACATCACCACCGCAATTGACTACGCGAACGGCTCCCCGCACCTCGGGCATGCCTACGAAAAGGTGCTGACCGATGTGGTCGCGCGCTTCCGCCGCTTGATGGGGGATGACGTTTATTTCCTCACCGGAATCGACGAACATGGGCAAAAGGTTCAGCAGTCCGCCGCCAAGCGTGGCATCGAGCCGATCGAGCTTTGCGACGAGGCTGCGGAGCAGTTCAAGGAGCTTTGCTCGAGCCTGAACATTTCCAACGACGACTTCATTCGCACTACCGAAACGCGCCACAAGGACGTGGTACGCAAGATCCTGCAGGACTTGTTTGACCGCGACGAGATCTACAAGGCTGAGTACAAGGGCTTTTACAGCGCTCGCGCCGAGCAATTCCTGCAAGAGAAGGACATGGTCGACGGCAAGTGGCCGGAGATCTTCGGCGAGGTAACTGAAATCACCGAAAGCAACTACTTCTTCAAGCTGAGCAAGTACCAGGACTGGCTGATCGAGCATATCAACTCGCATGAGGATTTCATCTTCCCCCGTTTCCGGGCGAAGCAGGTATTGGAGTTCCTCAAGGAACCGATCAACGACCTCTGTATTTCGCGTCCCAAGGAGCGCTTGGAGTGGGGCATCCCGCTTCCCTTTGACGAGGAGTACGTGACCTACGTCTGGTTCGATGCCCTGGTCAACTACATCAGCGCGATCGGCTACGGAACCCCGGACTTTGACAAGTATTGGCCGGTCAACTACCACGTGATCGGCAAGGACATCCTTTTGCCTCCGCACTCCGTCTACTGGCCCATCATGCTGAAGGCGATTGGCGTAGAAGTTCCCTCGAGCCTTCTCGTGCACGGGTGGTGGTCGATCAATGGCGATAAGATGTCCAAGAGCACCGGCAATTTCATCGAACCCTCCGAGTTCGTGAAGGAGTACAGCGTGGACGCGCTTCGCTACTTCCTCATTCGCGAAATGAGCGTAGGCCAGGACAGCGATTTCTCTGACGAACTCTTCACCAATCGCTACAATAGCGATCTGGCGAACGATTTGGGCAACTTGCTCAACCGCGTGCTCACCATGACGCCTCGCTACTGTGGCGACACTTTTCCGGCGCGTACGATCGACGAGGAACCGGAGAAGGAGCTCGAAGCGGCTTGGTCCAACACGGAGTCCAAGGTGGTTGAGCTCTACGAAGAGTTCCAGTTTCACAAGGGCTTAGAACTCGCTTTCAGTTTCATTCGATCCATCAATCGCTACGCCGAGCAACGCTCCCCTTGGAAACTCGCGAAGTCGGAAGACCAGAAGGACAAGGAAACCTGCGCAACAGCGCTCTCTCTCATGGCAGAATCGCTCCGCCGTGCGGTAGGCCTGCTGGAGCCAGTGATGCCGGAGACGACGGCTCGTGTGTACGAACTTCTCGGATACAAGAGCGACGCGTCTTGGTTGGAACGTATCAAGCCGTCTGATGCTCTCACGGGCGCCAAAGTTGGCGAAAAGGTAATTCTCTTCCCCAAGCCGCAACAGGAAAAGAAGTAA
- the gatB gene encoding Asp-tRNA(Asn)/Glu-tRNA(Gln) amidotransferase subunit GatB has protein sequence MEYEAVIGLEVHVQIKAESKIFSRVRAGYGHEPNKLVDPVVMGLPGALPVMNKAALDGIIKAGLALNCTIPETCKWDRKNYFYPDSPNNYQITQYDQPICDGGYVEIELPGKNRGEMGEHKKIKLTRIHLENDVGKLNHFADDSLVDYNRAFTSLMEIVSEPDMHSGEEAFAFLTAIRQTMIYCGISDCDMEKGQMRADANISVRPVGQKELGQKIELKNLNSITGVKNGIEYEIKRQTRELKKGNVIKQATWRWNADLGQTEMMREKEDAHDYRYFPDPDLMPVRIDEEWKAKLQAEIPELPWDKQRRFMEEYGLPYSITAVLVPDRVLSDWFESAAKQQPKLAQAIGNLVANDLLRELSEAGQRLEDCKITPDSLLGLVQVVEKGTIPKNVANKDVFPEMFKSGETAEQVIERKGLKPDFDEGQVKVWCQEAIDENPKPVQNYKDGNEKALNALLGPVMKKSKGKANPQLVNKLIRELID, from the coding sequence ATGGAATACGAAGCAGTAATTGGCCTGGAAGTTCACGTTCAGATCAAGGCCGAATCTAAAATCTTCTCCCGCGTTCGCGCTGGTTATGGCCACGAGCCGAACAAGCTAGTAGATCCTGTGGTGATGGGCCTGCCTGGTGCTTTGCCAGTGATGAACAAGGCTGCGTTGGATGGAATCATCAAGGCGGGCTTGGCTTTGAACTGTACCATCCCCGAAACCTGCAAGTGGGATCGCAAGAACTACTTTTATCCGGATAGTCCGAATAACTATCAGATCACCCAGTACGATCAGCCGATCTGCGATGGCGGCTACGTCGAAATCGAGTTGCCGGGAAAGAACCGTGGCGAGATGGGAGAGCACAAGAAGATCAAGCTGACTCGCATCCACTTGGAGAACGACGTGGGGAAGCTCAACCACTTCGCCGACGATAGCTTGGTCGACTACAACCGAGCCTTCACCTCCTTGATGGAGATCGTGAGCGAGCCGGACATGCATTCGGGTGAGGAAGCGTTCGCGTTTCTTACCGCAATTCGCCAGACCATGATCTACTGCGGAATCTCTGATTGCGACATGGAGAAGGGGCAAATGCGGGCGGATGCGAACATCTCGGTGCGTCCGGTCGGGCAGAAGGAGCTGGGGCAAAAGATCGAGCTGAAGAATCTGAACAGCATCACGGGCGTGAAGAACGGCATCGAATACGAGATCAAGCGCCAGACCCGAGAGCTGAAGAAGGGGAACGTGATCAAGCAAGCCACTTGGCGTTGGAACGCGGACCTTGGACAGACCGAGATGATGCGTGAGAAGGAAGACGCTCACGATTATCGCTACTTCCCGGATCCCGACTTGATGCCGGTGCGCATCGACGAGGAATGGAAGGCCAAGCTTCAGGCGGAGATCCCCGAACTTCCTTGGGACAAGCAGCGCCGTTTCATGGAGGAATATGGGCTTCCGTATTCCATCACGGCGGTCTTGGTTCCGGACCGCGTTTTGAGCGATTGGTTCGAGTCGGCGGCCAAGCAGCAGCCGAAGCTGGCTCAGGCGATCGGAAATTTGGTAGCGAACGACTTGCTGCGTGAACTGAGCGAAGCGGGCCAGCGTCTCGAGGACTGCAAGATCACGCCGGATTCCTTGCTTGGCTTGGTTCAAGTCGTGGAGAAGGGAACGATTCCCAAGAACGTGGCCAACAAGGACGTCTTCCCTGAGATGTTCAAATCGGGCGAAACGGCGGAACAGGTAATCGAGCGCAAAGGCTTGAAGCCGGATTTCGATGAGGGCCAGGTGAAGGTTTGGTGCCAGGAGGCGATCGACGAGAACCCTAAGCCGGTGCAGAATTACAAGGACGGAAACGAGAAGGCTCTCAACGCCTTGCTTGGGCCGGTCATGAAGAAGAGCAAGGGCAAGGCCAACCCGCAGCTGGTAAACAAGCTGATTCGCGAGCTGATCGATTAG